The sequence TAACAAAGTATCGATTTTCTCCAAAAAATTTAGTATATCACCAAAACAAGATGACCGAACATTAAAACCGAGAGGAAGGAATCTGCTAACTTTTAATTCGCTAAAATATTTCAGATGACGCGATTGACTTTATCTTGCATTGTCTGTGGTTTATCAAACCGGTCATCAATTTTAATCGTGGTCAGAATGCGCTTCACACCCATTTTTCTTTGCTCTTCGTGAAGACGCAGAATTAGTTTAAGGATTTCCGATAAATCGCCTTCAATACATGTTCCCATAGGACCGACTTGAAACTTAAGCCCGCTTTCTTTAATCAGTGTAACCGATTTTCGAACATACTCACTGACACTTGGGTTTTGAGTTCCTATAGGCACAACACTAATATCAACTATTGCCATCTTTGCCTCCTTGGTGTATTGACTTAAATTGGTTTATTTTTGTTCTTTGCCGCAATGAGGACAGATTTTCTCATCTTTGCCCATTAGTTGCTGACAATGAGGACAATGGGTTAATGCTACCTTACACGGCTGACAGAATGGTGCATCTAATGGCTCATCACAATAAGGACAACGACATTCTTGGGAATTTATTTTTTTCACTTCTTCTCCGAAACCACTGATTTCTGTTTGGCAAGATAATTCTCAATTGCTTTATGGAGCGCATCTGCGCCTAAATTTGAGCAGTGCATCTTATTGGGTGGTAAACCACCGAGTTCTTCCGCAACGAGTTGATTAGTAATCTTGAGGGCTTCTTCAATCGTCTTTCCTTTTGCCATCTCTGATACCATACTTGAGACCGCAATGGCTGCGCCACAACCAAATGTTTTAAATTTAACATCAACTAATCGGTTATCTTTAACTTTAATATAAAAAGTCATCATATCACCACATACTGGATTACCAACTTCACCAACGCCATCAGCATCAGGAATCTCGCCCACATTACGAGGATTGCGAAAATGGTCCATTACTTTTTCTGAATACATATGCCAAAATCTATTCAGTATACATCAAAAGCAAGTCTCTCGTTTCTTGTTAATTTAGTAAGGGCGGTTAGCAATTGATACATATTGAGATTTATCTTTTACTCAAGTTCTAAAGAGAATTCCCGCAAATTAAACCAAAAGCCAGTTTTTTCAATGTAGTCGATTTCCGCCTGGATTAATTCATAATGGGCTTGCTCCATCTTTCTGAGTCGACGATACATTTCCTTGGCTTTAGGGTCAGTGCTTTTCTGCTCTTGCTCCCGATAAAACTTAATGGCATTATCTTCCAGTTCTAAAGCCGTGCGTAAAGCCAGCAATTGGTCTAAACCTTCAGAACCACGAATTCTTTTGGTCTTCTCCTTTATCTTGGGCACTAATTGCTCAATCTCGGATGAAGGGATTTTGACATTAATCCAACATTCTTTTTCCGCAACACTCATCTTCTGTTTTTCTAAAATTGTCATATGCTCAAATTCATCTGAGGCTAAGCGAATGAACATATTCTTTCCGCTTTCATCTTTGGTTTGATAGGCAAAGTTCAAATAAGTCTGTAGCCCTTGTTTTTCGGCTTCAAGCGCTGTTTCTAAGGCTTTTACGGCATCAGGTATTTTCATATCTTTTTAATCAGTGCATATTTTTGTTGAGATAATTTACGAATATGTTCTTTTTCTTGGTCAATAATTTTGCTCACAATATCTTGCTCTTCGGGTTTGACAAAATTTTTAATCTCGTGATAAAAAAGTAAGGTTTCTTTTTCAAATGCCAACGCATAGTCCAATAGTGCTTTTGGTGATTTCGCTCGTTTAAGAAAACTCAGCGCCTTGTCTTTACCTAAAAAGAATTTAGAATCAGTAATCGCTTTAAGATATAAGCCGACTTCTTCCCAATCAAAAGGAATTGTTGCCGGACCCCGTTTGACGATTGAAAACAGGTCGTTGAAGAATTTTTTATGTTTCTTTTCTTCTTGTGCCAACTGTGTGAAAAGCGATGCTAATGATTTGAGTCGAGTTGTCTTGGCAGCATCGGTATAGAAAGCAAATCCGGTTTCCTCAGTTTTTATTGCCATTTCAATAACTTCAACTGCAGAATAAAATATTTGCATATAAAAAGTTTAGCATAAGTTTAAGTGTTGTCAAGAAAAAAATGTTAAGAAAAGTGTATAGAGATACCAGCGGGCTTATGGCTGGTATTAAATCTTTTTTTGAGGTCTGTGCCGGATATGACAAACTGTATCCCATAGTACTTTGATTCGTATCGTAAGCGACATTAAGAAAGTTTGCTTGGTTAAAGCCGATTTTGTTTTTATCCCTATCTGTTTAATTTAAATATGAAAAGAATCTGGAAGTTGGCGATAAGAAGTTTTCAGTCTATCTTTGAAATTACCTAACTTTGAAATTACCTTGGTTATATATTGCAATGATGTCATTGCCAATGGCTCGATTAATATTAAAGCATATTATCTACGGCTTTTAGGAATTCATTTTACTGCTTACTTGAAGCAATTTTCTTAGTTCTTAATAATTGATAAGGGGGTAGATTTATATAGCGTCTTTTATACTTAAATATATATTTGAGATTGATTTTGATTAATTTCAAAACTTGTTTGAGGTATCCATTTTTAATTCTAATTAAACATCTTAAGACATTGCAGTATCGCTCATAGGCAGATAGCATTGAAGAAAATCTTTGACAAATGGATAATATTTGATTATAATATTATAATAACAGTTTACTAAACTCGCCAATGAGAAAAATATATTTTTTTTAATATTTGGAGGAAAATATGAATAAGAAAAGTAATGGTTTATTTGCCATTATTTTTGTTATTTTCTCAATAGGCAATCTTTGGGCTCAGATAGAAACACAAAGAGAATGGTTATTAAGGTATGCTCAGGAACAAAAAGAAAAATATCAACGAGAACGGGCAGAGGCGGAGTCGATTGCGAAAAGTTTGAACCTGCCAATATTAGATATAGATGAGTTGGGAAGAACTATTGAATTGCAGAGATTTGAGAATGGTCGACCGGTTTATTATATTACGGAAAATCTAAATGCGGCCAAGACAATATCAACTGATAAAGTCTGGCCTGGTGGCAGTGGTGGATTTTCTTTTACCGGCGCTTCAGAAATATTGGGAATTTGGGACGCTGGCAAAGTTCGAAATACACATCAAGAACTTACCGGAAGAGTAATATTAGGAGACGGCGCATCAACTCTAAGTAATCATGCAACGCATGTTGCCGGCACAATGATTGCATCGGGTGTTCAAGCCAATGCAAAAGGCATGTCCTATCAAGGTAGTTTACGTGCCTATGATTGGAATAATGACCAGAGTGAAATGGCAAGTGCGGCAGCAGATGGATTAAAAGTTTCTAATCATTCTTATGGAATCATTACTGGTTGGTATACGCCTAACGGCGTTTCGTGGCATTGGTATGGAGACCCTGCAGTAAACTCATCAGAAGATTACGAGTTTGGTTTTTATTCCGAGGAGGCAAGAAATTGGGATAATATTGCCCGTAAAGCACCTTACTATCTGATTGTTAAATCAGCCGGTAATGACCGATTAGAAGGACCTTCGTCACAACCCATAACCCATACCCATTCCGGTAGTGGAAGTTATAATTGTATCCATAATTTAGATGGTGCGCCTAATGGTTATGATTGTATAAGTCACGCAGGTGTTGCTAAAAATATATTAACTGTTGGCGCAGTTGATGATATTCCTAATGGCTATTCACAACCCAGTGATGTTGTAATGTCTTCTTTTAGTTGTTGGGGACCCACTGATGATGGAAGAATAAAACCTGATGTTGTTGCGAATGGAATTAACCTTTATTCTTGTATCTCAACTTCAGATAATACTTATAGTACCTATAGTGGAACTTCTATGTCCTCGCCAAATGCTTCTGGTTCAGTCGGTCTTTTATTGCAAGCCAGAAGAAGTTATTGGGGAAATAATCCATTAAGAGCATCAACTATAAAAGGATTAATCATCCACACGGCTGATGAAGCCGGTTCAAATCCTGGACCAGATTATGTGTTTGGTTGGGGCTTAATGAATACGCTTAAAGCAGTTCAGGTGATAAAAGCCGATTCTAATGCGGGCGGCAATTTTATGATAAGAGAATATACCTTAACTAATGGCGGACAAATTGAATTTCAAGTTCTCAGTAATGGAACACAACCTTTGCGTGTGACAATCTGTTGGACGGATACTGCTGGAACGCCACCTTCTCCTTCCTTAGACCCGCCAACCCCAATGCTTGTAAATGACCTTGATTTAAGAGTAATTAGCCCAACTAACACAACATATTATCCTTGGATTCTTGACCCCAATAATCCATCAGCACCAGCAACAACTGGTGACAATAGCCGAGATAATGTTGAGCAGGTTTATATTGCTTCACCAAGCGCTGGAGCATATACCATTAGAATTAATCATAAAGGAACTTTAGTTGCTGGACCGCAACCAGTATCAGTAATTGTGACCGGTATAATTAAAGCAATCAAAGACATTCAGGTTGT is a genomic window of candidate division WOR-3 bacterium containing:
- a CDS encoding MTH1187 family thiamine-binding protein, which translates into the protein MAIVDISVVPIGTQNPSVSEYVRKSVTLIKESGLKFQVGPMGTCIEGDLSEILKLILRLHEEQRKMGVKRILTTIKIDDRFDKPQTMQDKVNRVI
- the nifU gene encoding Fe-S cluster assembly scaffold protein NifU; the protein is MYSEKVMDHFRNPRNVGEIPDADGVGEVGNPVCGDMMTFYIKVKDNRLVDVKFKTFGCGAAIAVSSMVSEMAKGKTIEEALKITNQLVAEELGGLPPNKMHCSNLGADALHKAIENYLAKQKSVVSEKK
- a CDS encoding ferritin family protein, with amino-acid sequence MKIPDAVKALETALEAEKQGLQTYLNFAYQTKDESGKNMFIRLASDEFEHMTILEKQKMSVAEKECWINVKIPSSEIEQLVPKIKEKTKRIRGSEGLDQLLALRTALELEDNAIKFYREQEQKSTDPKAKEMYRRLRKMEQAHYELIQAEIDYIEKTGFWFNLREFSLELE
- a CDS encoding ferritin family protein — protein: MQIFYSAVEVIEMAIKTEETGFAFYTDAAKTTRLKSLASLFTQLAQEEKKHKKFFNDLFSIVKRGPATIPFDWEEVGLYLKAITDSKFFLGKDKALSFLKRAKSPKALLDYALAFEKETLLFYHEIKNFVKPEEQDIVSKIIDQEKEHIRKLSQQKYALIKKI